The DNA window GTTAAGCATTAGCTAGAAAGTTCTAGCAATGCCAAAGTTGGCAAACCTTGCCTATAAATAGGTGAGGTGCTAAGCTATGTGATGTAACAACCAAGATagcaagtagtgagaagtgagaatgCCAAGTGAGAAGTGAGAATAAGTAACAAAGCTTccaagagtgtttgagtgtttcctcttgtactaagtttgtgTGAGAATAAAAAGTTTGTGTAATACTTTGagtgttctttctttttcttgcctatcaatttcactgcattacattcttttttgtgagataaacattccaaagtagtgaagtttttttttaagccCCAACACCCTCTACTTGCTGGAGCTCAAAACGTTGGTACGGCTAATTAATGTGTTGATTGCGTAGGGTCAAGCTTTGCTAGACGGGCTGCATGCAGCCCTTATTACTGCAGGCTGAGGTACATGAAAGTTGATTCTAAAATCCTGTCCCCTGGAGGCTTCGTACTATTATTTGGAACATCCAGAGTCTTGGTTGTCGTTTCGTTGCTATTGATTTCCATCATGTGTTCCGTGAGGCCAATTTAATTTGTTGCCCATGCCCTTGCTGCTGTGGGTCAAGCTTCTCTTCTGAGTCCGGTATTTGGTTGAATTCTCTCCCACCTGAAGCCAGGGCTGCTTGAGTTGAGACTTTGTTGGTGTTGGCTGCCCGAggagagaaattttttttgtaatttctttgttctttttagaaaaaaaaaactttatgttgCATGTTTAACTGATGTTGCGCGTAAACAATTATCGCAACACAACCAACCTAAAACTATTGGCAACATTACAACGATTCACAATgttagttgaatatcagagtgcgtaaCAAACAATACTAACAAAGTAAAagaaatattattgatatcaaacgagaatgccgaaacggctacaaaaccctaagagactacattgtgaatgacttgatttctaatgaataacaaaacactctatttataataaactaaccctaaaccctaatgctaacgggctaagcccagaaaaccaaacattaaagtaaacctaaatactaatattttccaacaccccccgtcaaactcatggcggtatacaacatgagtttgcaaacaagcagatgtggatgcaagctcCATTAGGCGGACAAGACAAGACAAAGCGAACAAGCGAGCAAACAAACGAACGAACAAACGAGCAAACAAACGAACGAACAAACGAGTAAGCAATTTCCATACTACCAACTCCAATCCTCGCGGGCATCTTCTTCAAACGTTGAAGAAGCGGGTGGatgcaattcaacaaattcCAGTGCTAATGCCAATGCCGATTCTGATgccgaacaaacaaacaaaaaattcaaccaaatataccatatttctttctttcttctcttttcttctggGCGAAACCGATTGCAGCAAACAAGGCTTGCAAAACCAATTGCAGCAAGCTTCAAAACTTCTAGTGCAAAGTCAACTTGCAGAAGGGGACTTCATTGGGTTGTGACAGATCCGACTGGTAGGAGTCGGTGCGGGTACCGTGAACAGGTGGTAGCAGCGGAGATGGTGGTGCGGGTTATCTGGACATATTGCAGTGCGGTGGTGGTGACAAGAACGGCTTCGACTACGGATGAGCGGAAGACGACGGACGAAACTAATACCCAGTAAACTGACAAACAAAACTGATACAAACAAATTGACACTAATCAAGAACAGATTAAATCCCAaaggatcaaacctgctctgataccaagttgaatatcagagtgcgtaaCAAACAATACTAACAAAGTAAAagaaatattattgatatcaaacgagaatgccgaaacggctacaaaaccctaagagactacattgtgaatgacttgatttctaatgaataacaaaacactctatttataataaactaaccctaaaccctaatgctaacgggctaagcccagaaaaccaaacattaaagtaaacctaaatactaatattttccaacaaaataattattacAGTTGCCAATAATGATTCAAATTGTTAAAGAATTATCGCAGCGCTGCCAACATAAAATGATTCAAATGTTAAACATTTATCTTAACGCCGCAAACTTAAAACGATTCACAATGTTAAACAATTATCACGGCACCGTCAACTTAAAATGATTCGCAACATTATACAATTATTACAAGACGTGAACTTAAAATGACTCGCAAAATATAATTGTCACAATGAAGGTACAAGAGAAAtttattgatatgaaaaaaGTAGTTACATCTAGTTAGGGAAGACATAAACCTTTACCCCTTTTGAAAGTAAATATCCTATAGAAATGCAATTAGTGGACTCGAATACGTATATAGTGATAGTCACATTACCTTCCTTCCCAAAGTTAAGTACCATAGGGAAGATAATTCTAttcttggcaaaaaaaaaaaaaaaaaaaactaataaaaaaaagtttgaaaactttgagttttaacgatcaggacaaaataaatggttaagtgaatagtaccatgattgactttttagtgtacaaatatggtttttcattataaagtgaacagtactgagagtttttcattaaagttccaaTAAAAAAAGTACCATAGGAAAGATAATAAATCGATGCTTGTTTATTATCGATTAGCAACAGGAAAAGAAACAGATTTGGAAAATGGTTCTGGAAAAAATCATGACCTAATTGTGGTTTTGCATTGAAAATTgttaagaaatttaaaatttctgtAACTAAGGTTTCTTCTTGCACATTGTCATATGACTTTACGCAAGTACGTAGTTTTTTTCGTTGTACTAGTTTTTCGATCATAAAGTTGTAAATCTGTGCGGGAGCTTTAATTAAGATGTCATCTAAATGATCTGCAGTCCAGACCATATTTTGCAAAATATTACAGCCAAGATATATTTCCCGTTAAAAGGAAGAAATCGATGCACCGGAAGTTAGGGAGCACGAAGCTAATAATCCTGATGTTACACCTTCATCATTAGGAGGATGCCGTTTTTCTGCTGAAGAACCTCTGGAAATAGATGATTCTACAGAAGATTATCCAGTGAGCTCCTGCGCATCCAATGACCTCTCAAAATAAGTTGCTAGTAAACAGGGGTTGGGTTTTGATTAATTATGTGTGCCTTATCTTAGCTTTTATGGCTTCTAGATTAAGCACTTTTTTGCTAAAAGTAATTAGTCCGATTGATGAACAGATGGATGACTGGATTGAAGAGTAGCTCAAGAAGTGCAAAGCAGGCAACATGATCCAAGGAttgcaaattagggttttggcgtCGGAATTAGGGTTATAATATGTCATTTTCAAAAGAACGGTGCGTAGGTAGATTTGCTTTTGACATAGGGATAACTTTGGCAGTTTGttaattgtttattttgttttctccttAACTTTTTGTTATGggtttggttttatgttttggatgtatAAAAACACCTCTTGGGTGTTAGAATTGTCATCTTTTTCGACTATTATTCAATAAACTTGAATTTACtcaatttccttgtggattctAACTTTGGAATATCGTTcgatttctctttcttataaATCTCACTGCATCACCAACATTCAACAGGGTTGAAAAGCCTTCCCTGACCTTATCTTCAAAGTCATCTTACATTTCCAACGTATTCAAGGCTATATATAGCAATTCCTTGataatctattcacaaaatggCCGGGAAGTTCAGACGATGATCTGTGTTTTGGCCATGGCGGGCAGTGCATGGGGACAAAGTGGGACGAATGTGAGAGCGACAAGTTTAATTTCCTAATAATCCACAGCAAAACAACTACGACTTGTGGGCGGTATTATACAATCTTAGGTAATGTATGTATGCAtctgtatgtatatatatatatatatatatatatatatatatgtgtgtgtgtgtgtgtgtgtgtgtgtgtaggtgACAAGCGCCGGGACTGGAGCTCAAGCAACAGTGAGGAGTGTTGATCAGTGCAGCACCAACGGAAATGGCAATGCCAATGCCACCTTAATACCTTATCGTTAAAACGATTCACACAAAATTAGCATGTTATAATGAATAGAGTCACTTTTGTTTGCGGAAATAAACTTCTTCTTTGAATAAGCATGCAATAAAAAATgtttaacaacattaaacaattatTATATCGTCgctaatttaaaataattcagAACGTTAAAAACTTATTAAAACGACTCCAACGTAAAACGATTCAAAAGATTAACAAATCACATGGTATTACTGTAACAAAGAACAGAGTCACCATTATATGTTGGATAAGCATGCCACCTAAAATGGCAACAAATCCgtcattttcccaaaaaaacaaaaaaaaccaccTTATCCTAGAAGAAAATGTTTGAACCTAGACCTATTGGGTGCAGGGCCTACTCACTGCTACGTGTAACGTGTATACAAGAGAGTTggtaaaaccaaaatcacaggCAAAACTCTCTCTGTCCTCTCACAGatcacagacacacacacactctctctctctctctcactcatgtTTTTTCATCGAAGCTCGACTTTGTCCAAAAATCCCCAACAAACCGAACGTGTTTTTCCCGCAAGCAATCACAACCCTTCTCTCAATTTCGCCCCAAAAGCCCGCCACTTTCTTCACTCACCTCAGATCCGACACCTCCAACCATCCGACACGTCCGATGAAACCCAAGACAAAGCCCCACCCTTTCCTTAGTTTCCTCACATAATCATACGAAAACCACTGCGTCTCTGTCGGGTCGGGCGTTGAATGTGGTTTGGGGGGGTGGGGGAGGGGAGCGTAGACACAGAGGTTCGGAGATTATAAGGACTGAGGAGGTGGAGGAAGAGATGGCGgctggtgatggtggtggtcaGGTGGTGAAAGTTAAGAGGGAGAAACTGGAGGCATGCATGACGTGCCCTCTTTGTAATAAGCTGTTGAAGGAGGCTACAACTATTTCACTCTGCCTCCACACGTGTGAGTTTCCTTTTTAATCTCCTCTTCCCTTAATTGTTTCATAATTTTCTGCTAATTTTATGATCTGGGTCTGTTCTTGTTTTTCCATTTCTGCATAATTTGTGTTTTGGTTGCAAATTTTCGATTTTTCTGCAATTTGGACACTAAAATGTGTGATTTTCTTGTTTGTGTTGATCAACACCTGAGCACGTCGTGAAATTTTCGTGTCATtccttgaatttttgtttaatttgctTCTATCGCCATGCCTTTCCATAGAACTGAATAAGAAGGTTTTGTTTTCGTTGAATTTTCTCGATTATTTCGGTAATTCAATGCTTACTTTTGTAAAATGTTGAATTCGAAACCAGTTTGCAGGGTGTGCATTTACGAAAAGTTATCTGATGAGGAGGGGGACTGCTGTCCCGTCTGTGAAATTGATCTCGGAATTTTACCTGTCGAAAAACTCAGGTAAATGTACCTATGTTCTGAACCGATGATGCTTCATCTTCCCCTGAATTACAATTTCACATATTGGTTAGCCGGTTTTAGGTAAATGCATGGTGTTGCTGGTAACTTATAGAAGTGAAGTTAGTGGACTCCTATACATATGTAGTGTTAGTCGCATTGCCCTGCTTCCCAACCTACCATAGGGGAGATATTAAATCGACGCTTGTTTATTATCGTTTAGCAATAGGGAAAGAAAGTAGATTTGGTAAATGGTTCTAAAAAAATTAACGACGTAACTGTGGTTTTGCTTAGAAAGTTGATGTTTTATCAATCATCAGAATAATTTGAAACTTTCCAGAaggctgatttttttttttaactcatgATTAATGCTTTATCGAGATACCAATATCTGTGATTAGGGTGCCTACTTGCACGCTGTCATGTGATTTTATACAAGtcaatagttttttttgttgtacTAAATTTCCAATCACAACATCGTAAATGTGCGCTGGAGCTTTACGTTAAAATGTTTCACACATGCTTAGGATGTCGTTTGATGATCTGCAGGCCAGACCATAATTTGCACGATATTATAGCCAAGATATTTCCCGTTAAAGGAAAGAAAGTTGATACACCTGAAGCTAACAAGCCCGAAGCTAATGATCCTGATGTTACGCCATCTTCGTTGCCAGTGAAAAGGAAGGAGAGATCATTATCTTCATTGGTAGTCAGTGCCCCCAAAGTTCCAGTGCAGTCAGGTATGACTGGAAAGAGGTCAAGAGCTTTGTCAAGAAAGGGTGCTGCTTTACGAGGATGCAGTTTTTCTGCTGAAGAACCTGCGAAGAAGGATGATTCTACAGAAGACCATCCAATGAGCTCTAACTCAACTGGTAATCTTGTTGAATTCGCACGAAATAAGAGCCAGGTAAAGGGGGGCAGGATTTTGGTTATTTGCACGAAACAATAGCATTTATGTTTAGTTTTATTGCAAAACCAAACAAGTCCAATGCTTAATGTTGAGACAATAGTTAGAAAATACTATACATCCATCATAACTCTAACACAAGTAATTCACTTCGGAAATCAGGTCACACTCGTACACGAACTAGGAAACCCtgtaaaaagaaaggaaaaccaATATTCTTTTATGCTAGGAAATAAGATTTTCTAGCTGGTTTTAGTTACTTTATTCTTCAACATTCTCTCTCAAGCTTGAATGAAAATGATCACGCTCAACCTTTTTCAAGTAAAAAAAACACCGAAGATCTTGCCAGGTGCCTTTGCATTTATCAGTTGGTTTATCTAACTGTTGCATCATTCTGTCTTCCATGCGGATTTGGGTTTCTCATATTAATTGGAAGGTAGTCAGGTAGCTGATTGCTTATCAAACTTTGGTGTTGATCATACTAGGGTTTGTTGGTGGGATTCTTGTCCTCTGTGTGTTGGTGCAGTTTTTGGTCATGATCTTTTGGGGCCCAAACGTTCACTTCTTTTAGGAGTTGTTTCAAGTGATTTCTCATCCTCTAGATTTGACTTTCGCTGTTGGTTTGAGCAGGGGTCCTCTTTTCCCACTCTCCCATTTCCATTCTCTGTTTCTAATTGGCTTTCCGACACTGTTTTAGGGTTTTGCTTCATGTTCCCCCTAACTTATTGCACCTTGAATTTTACTTTATTGATATATTCACAACATCTTTACATGATAGCAATGTTGGAGTGGATTTGACACTGTTGTTTAATAGAAataagaaaaagtaaaaaacacCATAGAATGATGAGACACCTGCACAGTTAAGGTAGATGATGTGAGATGGTGATCCATGGCCTACAGTCACAACATGAGTAATGAACTACAATTGTTCCGACCAATGAGGCAACATACATACAATGTGAAGTAGTGTCTGAAGCAATTTGTTGTCTGGTAGTATAAATGGTTTTGGGGGACCTGATTACATTTGAAACCTGTTAACGATATATATTTTTGCATGTTTATTCATTTATGCAGGATTTGCTTGAGCATTCATATGAGCAAAATCCTAACAAAGTTATGAACAGTGACGTTGAAATAACAGAAGGGAAAGCTGACCTGTGGACGCCCTTAAACTGTCTTGTAGAGGCTGCTAATCGAACCAAGTCCTCAAAGTCAAATTCACAAGGGTTGCATGCCACGTCAGATCCAATCAATTCCATTGATAATGAACTTTATATGTCTCAAAATAAGGCTGAAGGAGAATCACCAAATGCTCTGGACTGCATCAGGAATGCATATACgcccaaaaccaaaaaaaaggaGGCCAACCAGAATGCAAGAGGAAAAAATAATAGTAACGGAGCAGGGGCATCAGGACCGGTGAAACGTAAAAGGGTGCGCgcagctaatcagaagagggtAGCAGCATCTGGGGAAGCAAGTGCCTCAACTCAACCTATGCTGGATATATGTGGGGCTAAGTATAGAAATGTTCCTGTTTGGTTCTCCTTGGTAGCATCTGAAGACTGGTGAGATGTTCAATTGATTATAAAATTCATatggttttttatattttgggaGCTCAATTTTGATTCTTTCATGCCGATCCCTGATTTTGATGGTAAATTTCTTCAGGAAAGGAGAAATTTCATTGCCACAGATATCAGCATGTTGCTTGAAAATAAAGTTAGTTTCTGTATTCCTTTTACTTCCCTTGATGTTATGGTAACGTTGTTTTACACTGATCCGTTGTCATATCTTAGTGATTTAATCATCTGAAACATGTATAGGATAGAGCAACGAGTACCAAAATGTGTGTTCAGCTTTGTGTGTGTCTGTCTATGATTTTTTTAGGGTTCTAGGttacaatttcttaatcttttaCCGTGTGTAAACTTGTCACATGATTTAAATATATCATCATCGGGTAAGAATGGTATACACCAATGTAAACAGAACAGTG is part of the Malus domestica chromosome 12, GDT2T_hap1 genome and encodes:
- the LOC103451040 gene encoding E3 ubiquitin protein ligase DRIP2-like isoform X1 codes for the protein MAAGDGGGQVVKVKREKLEACMTCPLCNKLLKEATTISLCLHTFCRVCIYEKLSDEEGDCCPVCEIDLGILPVEKLRPDHNLHDIIAKIFPVKGKKVDTPEANKPEANDPDVTPSSLPVKRKERSLSSLVVSAPKVPVQSGMTGKRSRALSRKGAALRGCSFSAEEPAKKDDSTEDHPMSSNSTGNLVEFARNKSQDLLEHSYEQNPNKVMNSDVEITEGKADLWTPLNCLVEAANRTKSSKSNSQGLHATSDPINSIDNELYMSQNKAEGESPNALDCIRNAYTPKTKKKEANQNARGKNNSNGAGASGPVKRKRVRAANQKRVAASGEASASTQPMLDICGAKYRNVPVWFSLVASEDWKGEISLPQISACCLKIKDGKMPVSIIQKYLAMKLELSSENEVEILCRGQPVLPTCHLETLVEMWCRTAPTTKKVPATVGSSAKDFVMVLNYCRRVQNP
- the LOC103451040 gene encoding E3 ubiquitin protein ligase DRIP2-like isoform X2, translated to MAAGDGGGQVVKVKREKLEACMTCPLCNKLLKEATTISLCLHTFCRVCIYEKLSDEEGDCCPVCEIDLGILPVEKLRPDHNLHDIIAKIFPVKGKKVDTPEANKPEANDPDVTPSSLPVKRKERSLSSLVVSAPKVPVQSGMTGKRSRALSRKGAALRGCSFSAEEPAKKDDSTEDHPMSSNSTGNLVEFARNKSQDLLEHSYEQNPNKVMNSDVEITEGKADLWTPLNCLVEAANRTKSSKSNSQGLHATSDPINSIDNELYMSQNKAEGESPNALDCIRNAYTPKTKKKEANQNARGKNNSNGAGASGPVKRKRVRAANQKRVAASGEASASTQPMLDICGAKYRNVPVWFSLVASEDWDGKMPVSIIQKYLAMKLELSSENEVEILCRGQPVLPTCHLETLVEMWCRTAPTTKKVPATVGSSAKDFVMVLNYCRRVQNP